A single region of the Moritella sp. Urea-trap-13 genome encodes:
- a CDS encoding ABC transporter ATP-binding protein: MSNVQLKAKVISTTESQARVLEINDLSVSFGSQRVVEGVSFRIEQGKTFALVGESGSGKSVTALSILQLLPFPAANYPAGSIKLMGQEVIGKDHAVMQALRGNRASIIFQEPMTSLNPLHTIEKQISEILHLHQGLNKKAAQLRCLELLELVAIPEPKTRLGSYPHELSGGQRQRVMIAMALANEPDLLIADEPTTALDVTVQLQILELLKSLQTKLGMAILMITHDLNIVKHLADDVAVMQQGQIVEIGSVERIFADPQHEYTKTLLNAEPQRDIPALIHPQPLLQVKDFKVWFPLKKGLLQRTYDHFKAVDGVSLQLHQGETLGIVGESGSGKSTLVRGLLRLINSEGDIYFNGTNLQGLNLTAMREYRQSLQIVFQDPFGSLSPRMSVRQIISEGLEVQGKHGDAEIEIAIQQALIDVGLPVASLARYPHQFSGGQRQRIAIARALVLKPQILILDEPTSALDRTVQKQILDLLCQLQQQHQLSYIFITHDLSVVRAVSHRILVLKAGKVVEEGETEAVFKQPQHAYTQALLSAAMCFN, translated from the coding sequence ATGAGTAACGTTCAACTTAAAGCAAAAGTGATATCTACTACTGAATCGCAAGCTAGAGTGCTGGAGATTAACGACTTATCGGTTAGCTTTGGTTCGCAACGGGTCGTTGAAGGTGTTTCTTTTCGCATTGAACAAGGTAAAACCTTTGCCCTAGTTGGCGAAAGTGGCTCGGGTAAATCGGTGACTGCACTATCTATTTTACAGCTATTGCCTTTTCCCGCGGCAAACTACCCTGCAGGCAGTATTAAGCTAATGGGCCAAGAGGTAATAGGCAAAGACCACGCGGTGATGCAAGCGTTGCGTGGTAACAGAGCCAGTATTATTTTTCAAGAACCGATGACGTCGTTAAATCCGCTGCACACCATTGAAAAACAGATATCTGAAATACTGCACTTACATCAGGGCTTAAATAAAAAAGCGGCGCAGTTACGCTGTTTGGAATTGTTGGAATTAGTGGCAATACCGGAGCCGAAAACGCGCTTAGGCTCTTATCCGCATGAATTATCTGGTGGTCAACGCCAACGCGTGATGATCGCGATGGCGTTAGCCAATGAGCCTGATTTATTAATCGCCGATGAACCGACCACTGCACTGGATGTCACGGTGCAATTACAAATTTTGGAATTGTTAAAATCATTACAGACTAAGCTGGGGATGGCGATTTTAATGATCACCCATGATCTTAATATTGTGAAGCATTTAGCCGATGATGTGGCGGTTATGCAGCAAGGTCAAATAGTCGAGATCGGCAGCGTTGAGCGTATTTTTGCTGATCCACAGCATGAGTATACCAAAACCCTGTTGAACGCAGAGCCGCAACGTGACATACCTGCGTTGATACATCCGCAGCCGTTATTACAGGTAAAAGACTTTAAAGTATGGTTCCCGTTAAAGAAAGGTCTACTGCAACGTACCTATGACCATTTCAAAGCGGTTGATGGGGTATCGTTGCAATTACATCAGGGGGAAACCTTGGGTATTGTCGGCGAAAGTGGCTCAGGTAAAAGCACCTTGGTACGAGGATTACTGCGGCTGATTAATAGCGAAGGCGATATTTATTTTAACGGCACTAATCTACAAGGGTTGAATTTGACAGCGATGCGCGAATATCGCCAATCACTGCAAATTGTGTTTCAAGATCCGTTTGGTAGTCTAAGCCCACGGATGTCTGTTCGTCAGATCATTAGTGAAGGTTTAGAGGTACAGGGTAAGCATGGCGATGCCGAGATTGAAATCGCTATCCAACAAGCCTTGATTGATGTTGGCTTGCCTGTGGCCTCGTTAGCGCGCTACCCACATCAATTTTCGGGTGGCCAGCGCCAGCGTATTGCTATCGCGAGGGCGTTAGTATTAAAACCTCAGATCCTGATTTTAGATGAACCGACATCTGCACTGGATCGCACCGTGCAAAAACAGATCTTAGATTTATTGTGTCAGTTACAGCAACAGCACCAACTGAGTTATATTTTTATTACTCATGATTTAAGTGTGGTTCGCGCGGTAAGTCACCGTATTTTAGTGCTTAAAGCAGGTAAAGTGGTTGAAGAAGGTGAAACCGAAGCGGTGTTTAAGCAACCGCAGCACGCCTATACCCAAGCATTACTGTCCGCAGCCATGTGTTTTAATTAA
- a CDS encoding ABC transporter permease: protein MKQNPMNLNRWQTFKHNKRGYWSLWLFTGLFLFSLCAEFVANDKPLLVRYNDSYYLPILYDYNELEFGGEMDILADYRDEYIQEIILAQGDMWWPLIPFSYDTFNYDLTVPAPSAPDRHNLLGTDDQSRDVLARLIYGFRISVLFALTLTIFSSIIGVAVGATQGYFGGRIDLYGQRFIEIWSGLPMLFLLIILASLVQPNFWWLLGIMLLFSWMALVDVVRAEFLRGRHLEYVIAAKALGQSHRAIMFKHILPNAMVATMTFMPFIFTGALTTLTSLDFLGFGLEVGSPSLGELIKQGKNNLQAPWLGITAFVSMAILLVLLVFIGEAARDAFDPRKGA from the coding sequence ATCAAACAAAATCCGATGAACCTAAACCGTTGGCAAACCTTTAAACATAATAAACGTGGTTATTGGTCGTTATGGCTGTTTACGGGATTATTTTTATTTAGTTTATGCGCAGAGTTCGTTGCCAACGATAAGCCGTTGTTAGTACGTTACAACGACAGTTATTACTTGCCTATTCTATATGATTATAACGAGTTGGAGTTCGGCGGTGAGATGGACATTCTCGCGGATTATCGTGATGAGTATATTCAAGAGATTATCTTAGCGCAGGGGGATATGTGGTGGCCGCTGATCCCTTTTAGTTACGATACTTTTAATTATGATTTAACCGTCCCAGCGCCTTCTGCGCCAGACCGCCATAATTTATTAGGCACCGATGATCAAAGTCGCGATGTCCTAGCTCGGCTTATTTATGGCTTTCGTATATCGGTATTGTTCGCGCTAACCTTGACGATATTTAGTTCGATTATCGGTGTTGCGGTCGGCGCGACACAAGGCTATTTTGGTGGTCGTATTGACTTGTATGGTCAGCGCTTTATCGAAATATGGTCTGGCTTGCCGATGCTGTTTTTATTGATTATTTTAGCCAGTTTAGTGCAACCTAATTTTTGGTGGCTACTGGGTATTATGTTGCTATTTAGCTGGATGGCATTGGTTGATGTGGTACGGGCAGAATTTTTACGTGGCCGTCATCTAGAATATGTCATTGCCGCAAAAGCCTTGGGGCAATCGCACCGCGCGATTATGTTTAAGCATATTTTACCCAATGCCATGGTTGCGACGATGACCTTCATGCCGTTTATTTTCACTGGCGCGCTGACCACATTAACCTCGTTAGATTTTCTCGGTTTTGGTTTGGAAGTGGGCTCGCCGTCGTTAGGGGAATTAATCAAACAGGGCAAAAATAACCTGCAAGCACCTTGGCTGGGAATTACCGCGTTTGTGTCGATGGCGATACTCTTGGTATTGCTGGTGTTTATTGGTGAAGCGGCACGTGACGCGTTTGATCCGCGTAAGGGAGCATAA